A portion of the Rhodopseudomonas sp. BAL398 genome contains these proteins:
- a CDS encoding M20 family peptidase, with amino-acid sequence MRRLLKLIRNLVTVGMVALVVLAGVLAYTTSQLSSRQLQVTALAPVEVNEQGAAGRLSEAIRFQTISNALNPEQDAEALRGLQDHIIASFPAFHAVAKREIVGSHSLLYTWEGSDPQAQPIGLLAHQDVVPIAPKTEADWQHPPFDGVIADGFVWGRGSWDDKGNLYSMLEAAEQMAKQGFRPKRTIYFAFGHDEEVSGLRGAGAIGKLLASRGVRLEFVLDEGLLITDGIMKGLTKPAALIGVAEKGYATLVLTVHATPGHSSMPPRDTAIGMMSAALAHLEDNRLPMRVRGTVAEMFDTLAPEMTGLNRVVLSNLWLFKPVLLHEFAKSGPTEAMVRTTTALTIFNAGNKDNVLPGIAEASVNFRLLPGDTQGSVADHVRSTVANDKISIASADGNFDPPDVTGTASVAYRQLNQTIREIFPDVVVAPGLMIAATDSRHYAGIADNILRFSPVRATSEDLKRFHGTNERLSIKNYADMIRFYRRLIENTAG; translated from the coding sequence ATGCGCCGGCTGCTGAAATTGATCCGCAACCTCGTCACGGTCGGGATGGTGGCGCTGGTCGTGCTGGCCGGCGTCTTAGCTTACACCACCTCGCAGCTCAGTTCCCGGCAGCTGCAAGTGACAGCTTTGGCGCCGGTCGAGGTCAACGAACAAGGCGCCGCCGGGCGATTGTCCGAGGCGATCCGCTTTCAAACCATCTCGAACGCCCTCAATCCCGAGCAGGATGCCGAGGCGCTGCGCGGATTGCAGGACCATATCATCGCCAGCTTCCCGGCGTTTCACGCCGTGGCCAAGCGCGAGATCGTCGGCTCCCATAGCCTACTCTACACCTGGGAGGGCTCCGATCCGCAGGCGCAGCCGATCGGCCTGTTGGCCCATCAGGACGTGGTGCCGATCGCCCCCAAGACCGAGGCCGACTGGCAGCATCCGCCGTTCGATGGCGTGATCGCCGACGGCTTCGTCTGGGGCCGCGGCTCGTGGGACGACAAGGGCAACCTGTATTCGATGCTGGAAGCCGCCGAGCAGATGGCCAAGCAGGGCTTTCGCCCGAAGCGGACGATCTATTTCGCTTTCGGCCATGACGAGGAAGTCTCCGGCCTGCGCGGCGCCGGCGCAATCGGCAAGCTGCTGGCGTCACGCGGGGTGCGGCTGGAATTCGTGCTCGACGAGGGCCTGTTGATCACCGACGGCATCATGAAGGGCCTGACGAAACCGGCGGCGCTGATCGGTGTCGCCGAGAAGGGCTATGCGACGCTGGTGCTGACGGTGCACGCCACCCCCGGCCATTCGTCGATGCCGCCGCGCGACACCGCGATCGGGATGATGAGCGCCGCGCTGGCGCATCTGGAAGACAACCGGCTGCCGATGCGGGTGCGCGGCACGGTGGCGGAGATGTTCGACACTTTGGCCCCGGAGATGACCGGCCTCAACCGCGTGGTGCTGTCGAATCTGTGGCTGTTCAAGCCGGTGCTGCTGCACGAATTCGCCAAGAGCGGCCCCACCGAGGCGATGGTCCGCACCACCACGGCGCTGACCATCTTCAATGCCGGCAACAAGGACAATGTGCTGCCCGGCATCGCCGAAGCCAGCGTGAATTTCCGGCTGCTGCCGGGCGACACCCAGGGCAGCGTCGCCGACCATGTCCGCTCCACCGTCGCCAACGATAAGATTTCGATCGCCTCGGCCGACGGCAATTTCGATCCGCCCGACGTCACCGGGACGGCGAGCGTGGCCTATCGCCAGCTCAATCAAACCATCCGCGAGATCTTTCCGGACGTCGTGGTGGCCCCCGGCCTGATGATCGCGGCGACCGATTCGCGGCACTATGCCGGAATCGCCGACAATATCCTGCGGTTCTCCCCGGTGCGGGCGACATCCGAGGATCTGAAACGCTTTCACGGCACCAATGAGCGGCTCAGCATCAAGAATTACGCCGACATGATCCGGTTCTATCGGCGGCTGATCGAGAACACCGCGGGGTAG
- the folD gene encoding bifunctional methylenetetrahydrofolate dehydrogenase/methenyltetrahydrofolate cyclohydrolase FolD codes for MTARIIEGKPIAADLRARVATEVARIKTEHGVTPGLAVVLVGSDPASEVYVRSKHKQTQDAGMASFEHRLPADVAQAELLALVAKLNADPAVHGILVQLPLPKGLDTEAVIAAIDPAKDVDGLNPVNAGRLASGLFALTPCTPLGCIIMAKQVHASLEGLNALVIGRSNLVGKPLVQLLLNENATVTIAHSRSRNLPQLCAQADLVFAAVGKPEMVRGDWIKPGATVIDVGINRTPSPDGGKDRLVGDVAFAEAKEVAGAITPVPGGVGLMTVACLLVNTVRAASAIHGLPKPAV; via the coding sequence ATGACTGCCCGGATCATCGAAGGAAAACCCATCGCGGCCGATTTGCGTGCCCGCGTCGCGACCGAAGTGGCGCGAATCAAGACCGAGCACGGCGTGACGCCGGGGCTGGCGGTGGTGCTGGTCGGCAGCGATCCGGCCTCCGAGGTCTATGTCCGCTCCAAGCACAAGCAGACCCAGGACGCCGGGATGGCGTCATTCGAGCACCGGCTGCCTGCCGATGTGGCGCAGGCCGAGTTGCTGGCGCTGGTCGCCAAGCTCAATGCCGATCCGGCGGTGCATGGCATTCTGGTGCAATTGCCGCTGCCGAAGGGGCTCGATACCGAGGCGGTGATCGCCGCGATCGACCCGGCCAAGGATGTCGACGGCCTCAATCCGGTCAATGCCGGCCGCCTCGCCAGCGGGTTGTTCGCGCTGACGCCCTGCACGCCGCTGGGCTGCATCATCATGGCCAAGCAGGTGCATGCCTCGCTGGAAGGCCTGAATGCGCTCGTGATCGGCCGTTCCAATCTGGTCGGCAAGCCGCTGGTGCAGTTGCTGCTCAACGAAAACGCCACGGTGACGATCGCGCATTCGCGCTCGCGCAATCTGCCGCAGCTCTGCGCCCAGGCCGATCTGGTGTTCGCCGCCGTCGGCAAGCCCGAAATGGTGCGCGGCGACTGGATCAAGCCGGGCGCCACGGTGATCGACGTCGGCATCAACCGCACGCCGTCGCCGGATGGCGGCAAGGACAGGCTGGTCGGCGACGTCGCCTTCGCCGAGGCCAAGGAGGTCGCCGGCGCTATCACGCCGGTGCCCGGCGGGGTCGGGCTGATGACGGTAGCGTGCCTGCTGGTCAACACCGTCCGCGCCGCCAGCGCGATCCACGGCCTGCCGAAGCCGGCGGTGTAG
- a CDS encoding DUF167 domain-containing protein, whose translation MTDQAWRYAAQGVSVAVRVTPRGGRDDIDGLETLSDGRNVVKVRVRAIAEGGGANRAVTELLAKSLGVPKRNVRLLSGATSRLKQIAVDGDPTRLGEMLRQLTAPKPE comes from the coding sequence ATCACCGACCAGGCCTGGCGCTATGCTGCTCAGGGGGTCAGTGTCGCGGTGCGGGTTACGCCGCGTGGCGGACGCGACGACATTGACGGGCTGGAGACGCTGTCGGACGGCCGCAACGTGGTCAAGGTCCGGGTCCGCGCCATCGCCGAGGGCGGCGGGGCCAATCGCGCGGTGACCGAACTGCTGGCCAAATCGCTCGGCGTGCCGAAGCGCAATGTCCGGCTGTTGTCGGGCGCGACCTCGAGGCTCAAGCAAATCGCCGTCGATGGCGACCCAACCCGACTAGGCGAGATGCTGCGGCAACTGACCGCGCCGAAGCCTGAGTAA
- a CDS encoding YggT family protein — MRAILDIVLIILDLYIWLLIASAILSWLIAFNVVNTRNQFVASVSEFLYRITEPLLAPIRNFMPALGGLDISPIILILIIMFLQRVITYYIYPAVF, encoded by the coding sequence ATGCGAGCCATTCTCGACATCGTCCTCATCATTCTCGACCTGTACATCTGGCTGTTGATCGCCTCGGCGATCCTGTCATGGCTGATCGCGTTCAATGTCGTGAACACGCGCAACCAGTTCGTGGCCTCGGTCTCGGAATTCCTGTACCGGATCACCGAACCGCTATTGGCACCGATCCGCAATTTCATGCCGGCGCTCGGCGGGCTGGATATCTCGCCGATCATCCTGATTCTGATCATCATGTTCCTGCAGCGGGTGATCACCTATTACATCTACCCTGCGGTGTTCTGA
- a CDS encoding enoyl-CoA hydratase, which translates to MNYQHILYAVEHHIATITLNRPERMNAWNPIMEREVRQAMEAAAKDDGVRVIVLTGAGRAFCAGADMEVLQQIDPDDIRKSESLPGFDMNRRPDWQARYSYYPSIAKPIIGMLNGATAGIGLVHALYCDIRFAADNTVFTTSFARRGLIAEHGISWMLPRIVGHANALDLLLSARRVSSDEALRIGLVNRLYSPDQLREQTYAYARDLADFVSPTAMGVIKRQLYDVPFQSLAEATIDANREMVRALGGADFKEGVASFMEKRPPRFRGG; encoded by the coding sequence TTGAACTATCAACATATCCTCTACGCGGTGGAGCACCACATCGCCACCATCACGCTGAACCGGCCGGAGCGGATGAATGCCTGGAATCCAATCATGGAGCGCGAGGTGCGCCAGGCCATGGAAGCTGCCGCCAAGGATGACGGCGTCCGCGTCATCGTGCTGACCGGCGCCGGGCGGGCGTTCTGCGCCGGCGCCGACATGGAGGTGCTGCAGCAGATCGACCCCGACGACATCCGCAAGTCCGAGAGCCTGCCGGGTTTCGACATGAACCGGCGGCCCGATTGGCAGGCGCGTTATTCCTACTATCCGTCGATCGCCAAGCCGATCATCGGCATGCTCAACGGCGCCACCGCCGGCATCGGTCTGGTCCACGCGCTGTATTGCGACATCCGCTTTGCCGCCGACAATACCGTGTTCACCACCTCCTTCGCGCGGCGCGGGCTGATCGCCGAGCACGGCATCAGCTGGATGCTGCCGCGGATCGTCGGTCACGCAAATGCGCTCGACCTGTTGCTGTCGGCGCGACGGGTGTCGAGCGACGAGGCGTTGCGGATCGGGCTGGTCAACCGGCTCTATTCGCCCGATCAGCTGCGCGAACAGACCTATGCGTATGCCCGGGATCTGGCGGATTTCGTCTCGCCGACCGCGATGGGGGTGATCAAGCGCCAGCTCTACGACGTGCCGTTCCAGAGCCTCGCCGAAGCCACCATCGACGCCAACCGCGAAATGGTGCGAGCGCTCGGCGGCGCCGATTTCAAGGAAGGCGTCGCCAGCTTCATGGAAAAGCGGCCACCGCGGTTTCGGGGTGGGTGA
- a CDS encoding nuclear transport factor 2 family protein, giving the protein MTAEDFARLLDAFTASAESGDGARFAAHFTEDAIYHDYIYGPHTGRADIAHMMQELFHRDAGDYRWEMFDPVCNGDTGYAWSLSSFISTIPQFKGQQVVIDGISRFVLRDGLIAEYHESVNGGVAMQQLGVTPQRMAKVFQRWSGWLKQRPETIAYLARPKGARA; this is encoded by the coding sequence ATGACCGCAGAGGATTTCGCGCGGCTGCTCGATGCGTTCACGGCCTCGGCCGAATCCGGCGATGGCGCCCGCTTCGCCGCGCATTTCACCGAAGACGCGATCTATCACGACTACATCTATGGCCCGCATACCGGCCGCGCCGACATCGCCCATATGATGCAGGAGCTATTTCACCGCGACGCCGGCGATTATCGCTGGGAGATGTTCGATCCGGTCTGCAATGGTGACACCGGCTATGCCTGGTCGTTGTCGAGCTTCATCTCGACGATTCCGCAGTTCAAAGGTCAGCAGGTGGTGATCGACGGCATCAGCCGCTTCGTGCTGCGCGACGGGCTGATCGCCGAATATCACGAATCGGTCAATGGCGGGGTGGCGATGCAGCAGCTCGGCGTCACGCCGCAGCGGATGGCCAAGGTGTTCCAGCGCTGGAGCGGCTGGCTCAAGCAGCGGCCGGAAACCATCGCCTATCTGGCGCGGCCGAAGGGCGCGCGCGCCTAA